Within Bdellovibrio bacteriovorus HD100, the genomic segment CCGGAGCTTTGGGTGTGAACGTCGGCACGGGCGCTGGCAGCGTGGCTGCGGGGGATGATGCCCGCATCACAGGTGCTTTGCAGCGCAGTGGTGGCACCATGACTGGCGTCCTGGGTTTGGGAACTTACTCCAATGCGCAGGAAGCCACTTTGGTGGGGACCTTGAATGCGACCCACAAAGGTTATGCCTGGTTTAACAGTGACGCCAATCAAGTGAAAATCTGGAATGGGTCAGCGGCCCAAGCGCTGGGCATTGCCGGTTCCGGTATCTCTTCCTTTGGTGGCCAGTCGGGGAATTCCCAGTCTTTGGCTATCGGCACGTCTGGAAATTCACCCGCGTGGAGTTCGGCTTCAGACACGCACACCTTGAATATCCCGATGGCTTCTGCCGCGAGTGTGACCGCGGGTCTTTTAAGCAAAACAGACTACGATGCCTTTGCATCAAAGCAGGCCGCAGGAAATTACGTGACCGCGTTGACCGGGGATGTGACGGCGGCGGGACCTGGTTCTGCGGCGGCAACAATCGCCGCAGACGCGGTGACTTCGGCGAAGATCGCCAATGGCACTATAGTTGGTGCGGATATGGACTTTACCGGAGTCAACACGGCGACGACTTCGTTTGCAATGAAAGACGGCACCGGCAAGTTCTTTAATTTCGCGTGCGCGACGACTGGCCACGTTCCAACGTGGACCGTGGCGGGCTTTGTCTGTCAGGCGGCGGCTTCGGGGGACTTTAAAGCAGACGGCACGGTGAACATGACGGGGCCGTTAAAGGCCGTGGTCGGCTCGGCGGCAGCTCCAGGCTACACTTTTGTTGGAGACACCAACACGGGCATGTTCGGTGCGGCGGCGGATGCTCTAGGATTTTCCACTGCCGGTGTTGAGAGGATGAGGCTTGATGGCTCCGGGATGACGGTGCAGGGGCCCAGTTCGTTTCTTGTTGTTAAAGATACAGTTTCGGGTGGGGACACTGAAAGCGGTCTTTTCATTGAGGGTGATGGGGCCACAGGAGGACTGACAGCTTTGTCTGATGGGTATAGCAATCATCCGGCGTGGGCCGATTCATTGATGCTGTATTCTGATACAGTCAATTCTGGTGGTTTAAGACTTCATGCTAACGCCGGAAATATCACCCTAAGTAATGGCTGGTCGCCCAACGTAGACCGGATGGTGCTTTTGCCTTCTGGAAATGTCGGTATCGGCACCTTAACTCCGGGTTCTGCCTTGGAAGTGAAAGGTGAGATCAGAACATCAGGAACAACTTCCGGCTATACGGGCTTTAGAGCTCCCGCATCCGGAAATAATATCACTTATACTCTTCCCGGCGCTGACGGCACCAATAACCAGGTTTTGACCACCAATGGTTCCGGCACGCTGTCGTGGACCAGCCCCGCAGCTGGCGGAATCACGTCCCTGGGCGGATTGACAGCAGGGACACAGACTTTTGCGATCGGCACCAGTGGAAATGCGCCGGCATTTAGTTCAGCGACCAGCACACACACATTGAATATTCCAATGGCGGCAACGGCGTCAGTGACGGCGGGTTTGATATCCAAAGCAGAATACGATTCCTTCGCCGCCAAACAGGCTGCAGGAAATTATGTGACAGCCCTGACCGGTGACGTCACGGCCACAGGTCCCGGGTCAGTAGCAGCGACAATTGCGGCAAATGCGGTGACGTCGGCCAAGATTGCCAATGGCACGATTGTCGGCGCGGATCTGGATTTCACGGGAGTGAACACCGCAACGACTTCGTTTGCCATGAAAGACAGCACTGGCAAGTTCTACAACTTCGCCTGTGCGACCACGAGCCATGTTCCGACTTGGACAGCAACTGGCTTTGCCTGCCAGGCGCCTGGGGCGAATATCACTTCAGGAAATGTGACGACGGCCTTGGGGTACACTCCGGTGAATGACGCTGGAGACACTATGACCGGGGATTTGACCTTTGATGCGACCAAAGGGATTTACTTCAAAGACTCATCGGGGCCAGAGAAAGTATATTTAAAAGCACCGACGGCTTTGGCCGCCAGTTACAATCTGACCTGGCCAGCGGCGGTGCCGACAGCGGGGCAGTCCCTGCAGTCCGATGCTTCGGGGAATTTAAGCTGGTACACGCCCAGTGCTGGTGCGGGCGATTTCAAAGCTGACGGTACAGTGAATATGACCGGCACCTTGAAAGCGGTTGCGGGAACCGCCGCGGCTCCGGGTTACGCTCTGGTTGGTGACACCAACACCGGTATGTTCGGTGCGGCGGCCGACACGCTTGGTTTAGCTACGGCGGGTGTTGAAAGAATGAGGCTCGGTGCTACTGGGATGACCGTTTCGGGGACTTCCGATGACAACGTAAGCCTGAGTGTTGAAAGCCCGGATAACTTTTCCGGATATTCCACCAAGATGCAGATCACAGACTATGGTGGCGCGGGGGCCGTGGGGCTGTGGATTCAAAATGCGGGTGGCACCAAAGCTTCCCCGACAGCAACAACGGCAGGAACGATCATCGGAAGACTTTGGTATTCGGGCTATGCTACTGGCTTCCGACCGGCGGCGGGTATCAACGTCACGGCTCATCAAAACTTCACCGCCACCAACACGCCAACAAATATGATTTTCTACACCGGCCCCGTGGGAAGCTCCACGGCCTTGGAACGTATGAGAATTGATTACGCCGGGAACGTCGGTATTGGCACGGTGGCTCCGGGCTCGGCTCTGGATGTGAAAGGCGAAATCAGAACCTCCGGAACAACATCAGGCTATTCGGGTTTCAGAGCGCCAGCTTCCGGGAATAATATCACTTACACGCTTCCAGGAGCTGATGGCACAAACAACCAAGTCCTGACGACGAATGGCTCAGGGACACTGTCTTGGACAACGCCGGCGGCTGGCGGTATCACCTCCTTGGGTGGATTGACAGCGGCGACGCAGACCTTTGCGATTGGCACCAGCGGCAATTCTCCGGCATTCAGTTCAGCGACCAGCACGCATACTTTGAATATTCCGATGGCGTCGGCAGCTTCAGTGACCGCCGGTCTGATCAGCAAGTCTGAGTATGACACCTTCAACGGCAAGTTGTCGGCCACGATCACGTCCCCGTTGGCGGGGCAACATATTCGGCACAATGGTTCAGCCTGGGTGAACGCACTGGTGGCTTTGTCGTCAGATGTGACGGGGACTTTGTCCATTGCCAACGGCGGTACCGGCGCCACCAGTGCGGGATCGGCCCGGACAAGTTTGGGCATCGGATCTGCCGGTACAAGAGACACGGGGGCAGTCTCTGGAAATGTGCCGCTGATTGGTGTCTCGGGGATCACGGCGAACAAGATGTGTACTTCGGATGGGACCAGTTCGATCATTTGTAACACGAACATTCCCACCAGCCAGTGGGGAGTCTCGGGTTCCGACATCTACTATAACGCGGGCAAGGTGGCCATCGGCACCACAGTTGCGGATCGCAATTTGACCGTAACGAACAACTCTTCGGGGCAGGGGTCGATCAGTGTTCAGAACAATAGCGGCAGCGGAGTAAGCTCAGTCGAATTCTTTAATAGCAGTGGTGGGCCGGAAGGTTTCGTGGGCTGGGGGAACAGCAGTGCCAGCGGTGTTTCCAATACTGTTGTTCTTGGTTCTAATGGAGTAAGGCAAGTGGCTTTGTTTACCAATAACACCAAAGTTCTTACGGCTTATTCATCGGGGAATGTCGGAATTGGCGTGGCTGGTGATCCGGACGTCAAACTGAAGGTCAATGGAACGATCGCTTCGGCTCAGGTGAATGACTTAAGCCCGACGAGCTTCGATCTTTCACTCGGAAATTTCCAGCACACTTCGACGGGCTGTTCTGGAACTTCGTGGGATCTGGTGAACATGGCGGAAGGTGCGACGTACACCATCGCCGTACAAAATAACACACACACGGGTGCCTGCAGTTTCACGAATTCAGGTTCGACGTTCCGTTACCAGCCCGCCAATGCCACACCGGGTGTGGGGCATGTGATCTATTCCTTTATGAAGGTGGGAACAGTTGTCTATGTTTCGTGGGTTGAAGGCTTTAACTAAGTGGCAGGATCCGGGGGGGAGAATGCTAAAAAAAGTTACGACATTCGCAGCTCTTGTTTCTTCGTTGCTGCTGTCAATGAACGCTCTCGGATTCGGTGGTGGTTTCTGGCAGAAAAGACATGTGGGGTTGCAGCTCCTGGCTGGTCAGTTCGATGCCTCGGCGATGATCAATGGACCGCTGAGCATCGCTCGATTCAGGGAACCTCGTGATGCGGTTGTCAATGCGGCTGGAGATATCTTTATCGTGGACAGCAACGCCTCTGTCATTCGCAAGATTTCCAATGGCGTTGTTTCAACCTTTGCCGGGAAATTTGGTGTTTTCGACCATGCGGATGGAACGGGTGACAGTGCCCGGTTTGACTACCCGACAGGGATCACCATCGATGGCAGTGGAAATCTTTTTGTTACGGAAGGAAACAACCACACCATTCGCAAAATCACTCCGGCAGCTGTCGTGACGACGGTGGCGGGGTCACCCGGGAACGCCGGCACGGCTGATGGAACCGGATCTGCGGCAAGATTCAACAATCCCGAAGACATCACCTTGGCTGCAGATGGCAACTTTTATATCACTGATAAAAATAACAACATGATCCGCAAAATGACGCCAGCCGGGGTTGTGACGACTTTTGCCGGTGACGGCACCTATGGTTGTACTGACGGAACGGGTGCTGCCGCACATTTTAATTACCCCACCGGTATTGTGGGAGACTCGGCGGGGAATCTTTTTGTAGTGTGTTCAAGCTGCAGTACGATTCGTAAAATCACACCGGCCGGGGTTGTGACGACCTTTGCGGGACAGGCCTATACCACGGGTGCAGTGGACGGAACCGGCACCGCAGCCCGGTTTAGTTGGCCCGTCGGAATCACCATCGACAGTTCTGACAACCTGTATGTGGCGGACTACAGTAATTCAGCAATTAGAAAAGTGACATCCTCGGCCGTGGTCAGTAACTTTGCAGGATCCTATGGTGATTATGGTGCGGTGGATGGCACAGGGACCGCGGCGCGATTTGCCGGGCCGGCGGGTGTAGGTATTGATGCGTCCGGGAATTTGTTTGTCACCGATTCTGACAATGCGTCGATTCGCAAGGTCACACCTGCGCGAGTTGTTACCCTGGTGGCAGGATCATTGGCTGGGGACAGTGATGGGTCGGCGGATGGGACGGGGACTGCGGCTTCCTTCCATAGCCCCGAAGGAGTTGCGGCCGATCCAGCCGGCAATCTCTATGTTGCTGATACAATGAATAGAACGATTCGAAAAATCACACCCTCTGGGAATGTAACTACGATAGCCGGAAGTCCTGGTCAGATTGGGTCTGCGGATGGAACCGGGGCGGCGGCCCGCTTCTCGTACCCCACGAAGCTGACGGTGGCGGAGGACGGCAATATCTACGTAGCCGATGAGTATCGAATCAGAAAGCTCACCCCGGGTGGCGTGGTGACATCGTTGGCGGGGGACTACGACAACTCCGGTTCCGCCGATGGGACGGGGACATCGGCTCGTTTTGGCGGAGTCGCCGGCATCGCCAGCGATGGGGCTGGAAGTCTTTATGTTTCTGATTCCGGAAATTACACAGTCAGAAAAGTGACCTTGGCTGGTGTCGTGACAACTTTGGCAGGGCAAGTGGGCATTCAGGGAAGTGATGATGGAACCGGAACTGGCGCGACCTTTTCCCGCGTGGCGGGCATCACCGTCACTCCGTCGGGGAATATTTTTGTGGCGGACACTGACAATAACGTCATTCGTAAAATCACCGTCGCCGGAGTCGTGACCACTTTCGCCGGGGCTGCCGGTCAGGGCGGAAATGATGACGGCATGGGAAGCAATGCCCGCTTTTCTCAACCGCATTTTGTCGCGACGGATTCTTCAGGGAATCTCTATGTTGCCGAGTGGGGAGAAGCCACAATTCGCAAGATCACCTCAGGTGCGGTCGTCACCACGATTGCCGGGGTGCTTAGTACAAGTCCCGGTTATACGGGGTCCCTTTCAAATGGAGTTAAGCAGTCTGAGATTGGCAGCGCTTTCAGTATTTGTGTGTCAGGGCGAAGAATTATTTTTGTTGGCGAGAATATCGTGAAATGGGTCCCGCGTCCTTAGTGGACTATCTGTATTTTTTAAAAATCTTCTCCATCGTGCCGTTGGTCTTCATCTGGGCAATCGCACGATTCAGTTCAGAAATCTTCAGAGGAGAGTCGCGGCGCAGCCAGCAGCGCACAGGGATTTCCTCGATGACAAGTCCACGTCTTTGGATCTTTGAACTTTTGTGGCGCTTAAGATAATAAGCCAAATGTATCTCTTCAACCACCGCATAGTTAAAGCGCGAAGCATCCAGCTTTTGCAGATTGGCATCTTCATTAGGGGAATCATCCCGTAGGAATGTCCCTGCACTGAAACTGTCTTGCAGGGCTGGGTATCGGTATTTCAAGACCGTGCCGATCCGCTGTTTTTTCAGTTGATCCAGCGATTTTACGGCAGCGGTGTTAGAAACAATCAAATTCTTTGAAGTGAAAAGAGGCTCCGACCAAAAAACGTCAGCCTCGCGGACCTGGGCCCATTCGCGGGATGTATAGCAGTTCAGATCAATTTTGTTTTTTTGCGAATACTCGCGAATGCGGAATTTGGGCAGAACAAGAATGTCAATTTTGCGGCCCAGTTCGTTCGCGAGGGCGCGCACATAGTCAGCGGTGATCCCCTTTGGAGACGTCCCGGAATCCGCAAAGTACCAGGGGGCCGACATATTTTCGCCTATCACAGTTGTTAAAGGCGACGAGGCCAGTGTCGGCAGACAAAAGAGAGAGACTGAAATAAGAAGAAGTGTTTCCCGGAATTGCACTCCCTATCTTAGTCACTAAAATAAGGAACTTCAACTATTGCGCGGAATCCTTTCCGAGCTGAAATGGAAGAAATAAGGGTTCGGATGGCGCCGATATTCCTTCCTTTGGATCCCAAAATTTGTCCAATGCATTCTTTTTTGCAGCCGACGTGATAAACTGTGGTGCGTTCACCGACCTCGACATTGATGGACAGGCTTGAACTGTCACTGACCAGCTCCGTCAGTAACCCCAAAATCAGTTTGCGCCCGTTTTCCCGCTCTTCATTCAACTTCATTGGGCAGAGGGGCGTGTCTACGCTGGATTCAGACGACGAGGCAGATCTTGTAATTACCTTAGGCAAACTCATAGGACTCCCGCAATAACAGTTGCTTCACTCAGATTATGCGGGTTTGCGGAAGCAGTGATAATTGAAACTGCCAAAACGGGACCATTGCAGGCCACAAACTGAGGCTTTTGGATTAGCCCCGACGTGGCTGTTAAGGGTTTTTCTCAATCGCTGAAAGCGCCGTCCAGATCAGCATCCCACCGCCAGAGAAGCTGACCAGATCCTTCGCTGAGTGCGGCAGCAAACGCACTTCCGGTTTCTGATTGCGGGGATTGTTGCGAATTTCTAGACGGGCGCGGGAATAACGTCCTGGATTTTCGGGATCGATGAATAGTATTTCTTGAGACGCCGAGTCTGCGGCGACCTTCAGGACAAAGTGGAATCCGCGGATTTCGTTTTCATCCAAGATAGGAATTCCCATATCACGACCGCCATCTCGATCACCGCCAATGCGCGGGCTGCGGCCGCGTCCTATCGGTGGTTGCGCCGGGCGTGGACGGGAATCATAGCGCAGCAGCAGAATCTGTGGTTCGGAAGACAGCAGATCAGAAACTGTCAGTTCAGTTCCGCCAAAGTGACGGCCTTTTCCACCGTAGTGGTTGTTTCGTCCGGTCAGTTGATCCAGATTCTTCAAGTACTGCACCAGCTGTGGTTCGATCAGCCCCTGATTCACATCGGTGCCCTGGGCAAGACTCACACTTGCGGCCTGGGCCAGCAGGTCAACCTGCTGGGATTTGGACAGGGACTTGTTTTCAAGCTGCAACCAGTTGATCGCACTTGCGGGACCGCACAAGGAGCTGGAACGCGAATGGGGAATCACCCCGCGCAAGTAAAGTTCATCGTCGTTTTGATTCAGCATCAAAGAGGCCAGCTGGCTTTCATGCGGAAGCTCAAGCCCTGCAAAGGCCGGATTGAAGCTGAGAAGTAAAACGAAAAGAATACTTATACGCATTTGGACCTCTTAAACAGCCACGCATAACTGTTTACCATCATAAAGGAACCCACCAGGAACAACGAGCCCGCCAGAATCGCATTTTGAATCCCGATCAAGTCTGTCAGTTTGCCAATCGCAACGTGCATTACAATCAGCATCAGAGAGTCTGTCGTCATCATATAA encodes:
- a CDS encoding beta strand repeat-containing protein, which translates into the protein MNRSKILILNLLLFSSVALAQTNGNKGITFQGVIKDNSNPSSPAFPTVTSNVVVQILGVRSDGNSCILWEEMHSGVQIEKGYLYLVVGRGSKTAQPTLSFKDVFNDKPKTSLTCSNGFTDYTPLATDSRKLRVVVSSLGITADFNMRSAPLAVHSETAGSAEALNGKASADFINVNTPGGLTQAAAESWFGSTMMADILAGTYVAPTATTAGNVTGVVAVANGGTGASTAAGARTNLGLGPLAVMNPTGTADATTYLRGDGTWAGLPSAPTLAGDVSGSVGANTVDKIKGTAVNTTALADGHFLRFESGAWINGALVAADVPALDWAKITTGKPTNLAGYGITDAVSKNGDTMAGALNMGSNDVTATGYVLMSPQRALGLGTYTNAQEATLTGGLSAAHKGYTWYNSEAHQVKFWNGTTVQALGVAGSGITSIGGQTGGAQAFATGTVGTAPAWSSGSDTHTLNIPMAATGSVTAGLLSNADYAAFAAKLGTATNFGGDVTGTYNAITLNTVPIAKGGTGQTTATAAFGALSPLTTKGDVLVHDGTANLRMAVGSDGKALIADSAEAAGVKWGDIFSTDLLSMVTTGIVQRNGAGSYSAVTVNGPLTYSSGALGVNVGTGAGSVAAGDDARITGALQRSGGTMTGVLGLGTYSNAQEATLVGTLNATHKGYAWFNSDANQVKIWNGSAAQALGIAGSGISSFGGQSGNSQSLAIGTSGNSPAWSSASDTHTLNIPMASAASVTAGLLSKTDYDAFASKQAAGNYVTALTGDVTAAGPGSAAATIAADAVTSAKIANGTIVGADMDFTGVNTATTSFAMKDGTGKFFNFACATTGHVPTWTVAGFVCQAAASGDFKADGTVNMTGPLKAVVGSAAAPGYTFVGDTNTGMFGAAADALGFSTAGVERMRLDGSGMTVQGPSSFLVVKDTVSGGDTESGLFIEGDGATGGLTALSDGYSNHPAWADSLMLYSDTVNSGGLRLHANAGNITLSNGWSPNVDRMVLLPSGNVGIGTLTPGSALEVKGEIRTSGTTSGYTGFRAPASGNNITYTLPGADGTNNQVLTTNGSGTLSWTSPAAGGITSLGGLTAGTQTFAIGTSGNAPAFSSATSTHTLNIPMAATASVTAGLISKAEYDSFAAKQAAGNYVTALTGDVTATGPGSVAATIAANAVTSAKIANGTIVGADLDFTGVNTATTSFAMKDSTGKFYNFACATTSHVPTWTATGFACQAPGANITSGNVTTALGYTPVNDAGDTMTGDLTFDATKGIYFKDSSGPEKVYLKAPTALAASYNLTWPAAVPTAGQSLQSDASGNLSWYTPSAGAGDFKADGTVNMTGTLKAVAGTAAAPGYALVGDTNTGMFGAAADTLGLATAGVERMRLGATGMTVSGTSDDNVSLSVESPDNFSGYSTKMQITDYGGAGAVGLWIQNAGGTKASPTATTAGTIIGRLWYSGYATGFRPAAGINVTAHQNFTATNTPTNMIFYTGPVGSSTALERMRIDYAGNVGIGTVAPGSALDVKGEIRTSGTTSGYSGFRAPASGNNITYTLPGADGTNNQVLTTNGSGTLSWTTPAAGGITSLGGLTAATQTFAIGTSGNSPAFSSATSTHTLNIPMASAASVTAGLISKSEYDTFNGKLSATITSPLAGQHIRHNGSAWVNALVALSSDVTGTLSIANGGTGATSAGSARTSLGIGSAGTRDTGAVSGNVPLIGVSGITANKMCTSDGTSSIICNTNIPTSQWGVSGSDIYYNAGKVAIGTTVADRNLTVTNNSSGQGSISVQNNSGSGVSSVEFFNSSGGPEGFVGWGNSSASGVSNTVVLGSNGVRQVALFTNNTKVLTAYSSGNVGIGVAGDPDVKLKVNGTIASAQVNDLSPTSFDLSLGNFQHTSTGCSGTSWDLVNMAEGATYTIAVQNNTHTGACSFTNSGSTFRYQPANATPGVGHVIYSFMKVGTVVYVSWVEGFN
- a CDS encoding NHL repeat-containing protein; its protein translation is MLKKVTTFAALVSSLLLSMNALGFGGGFWQKRHVGLQLLAGQFDASAMINGPLSIARFREPRDAVVNAAGDIFIVDSNASVIRKISNGVVSTFAGKFGVFDHADGTGDSARFDYPTGITIDGSGNLFVTEGNNHTIRKITPAAVVTTVAGSPGNAGTADGTGSAARFNNPEDITLAADGNFYITDKNNNMIRKMTPAGVVTTFAGDGTYGCTDGTGAAAHFNYPTGIVGDSAGNLFVVCSSCSTIRKITPAGVVTTFAGQAYTTGAVDGTGTAARFSWPVGITIDSSDNLYVADYSNSAIRKVTSSAVVSNFAGSYGDYGAVDGTGTAARFAGPAGVGIDASGNLFVTDSDNASIRKVTPARVVTLVAGSLAGDSDGSADGTGTAASFHSPEGVAADPAGNLYVADTMNRTIRKITPSGNVTTIAGSPGQIGSADGTGAAARFSYPTKLTVAEDGNIYVADEYRIRKLTPGGVVTSLAGDYDNSGSADGTGTSARFGGVAGIASDGAGSLYVSDSGNYTVRKVTLAGVVTTLAGQVGIQGSDDGTGTGATFSRVAGITVTPSGNIFVADTDNNVIRKITVAGVVTTFAGAAGQGGNDDGMGSNARFSQPHFVATDSSGNLYVAEWGEATIRKITSGAVVTTIAGVLSTSPGYTGSLSNGVKQSEIGSAFSICVSGRRIIFVGENIVKWVPRP
- a CDS encoding substrate-binding periplasmic protein — encoded protein: MQFRETLLLISVSLFCLPTLASSPLTTVIGENMSAPWYFADSGTSPKGITADYVRALANELGRKIDILVLPKFRIREYSQKNKIDLNCYTSREWAQVREADVFWSEPLFTSKNLIVSNTAAVKSLDQLKKQRIGTVLKYRYPALQDSFSAGTFLRDDSPNEDANLQKLDASRFNYAVVEEIHLAYYLKRHKSSKIQRRGLVIEEIPVRCWLRRDSPLKISELNRAIAQMKTNGTMEKIFKKYR
- a CDS encoding KH domain-containing protein, with translation MSLPKVITRSASSSESSVDTPLCPMKLNEERENGRKLILGLLTELVSDSSSLSINVEVGERTTVYHVGCKKECIGQILGSKGRNIGAIRTLISSISARKGFRAIVEVPYFSD